A region from the Flavobacteriales bacterium genome encodes:
- a CDS encoding 3-oxo-5-alpha-steroid 4-dehydrogenase — MDEGTLQWITLAWMALAVAVHITMFFVTAPFGRHTSNNWGPTLNNKLGWCIMELPSLGIMVYFLATGSRVADSHVWILFALWIAHYTNRSFIYPLRIRATPKRIPLFIVCNAIVFNVMNAGLNGYYLAELAPPGQYGNTWLTSPHFIVGALLFVGGMFINLRSDNILIRLRAPGETGYRIPHGFLFRYVSSPNLLGEIIEWAGFAIMAWNLPALSFLVWTYANLVPRARNHHQWYLRTFPDYPRERKVVFPGVW, encoded by the coding sequence ATGGACGAAGGCACACTGCAATGGATCACCCTCGCCTGGATGGCGTTGGCCGTGGCGGTGCACATCACCATGTTCTTCGTCACCGCGCCCTTCGGCCGGCACACATCGAACAATTGGGGCCCCACCCTCAACAACAAGCTCGGGTGGTGCATCATGGAACTACCCAGCCTGGGCATCATGGTGTATTTCCTCGCCACGGGCAGCCGCGTGGCCGATAGCCATGTGTGGATCCTGTTCGCGCTATGGATCGCGCACTACACCAACCGCTCGTTCATCTATCCACTCCGCATCCGCGCCACGCCCAAGCGCATACCGCTCTTCATCGTGTGCAATGCCATTGTCTTCAATGTGATGAACGCCGGACTGAACGGCTACTACTTGGCGGAGCTTGCACCACCCGGGCAGTACGGCAACACGTGGCTGACCAGTCCACACTTCATCGTTGGTGCACTACTGTTCGTTGGTGGAATGTTCATCAACCTGCGGTCGGACAACATCCTCATCCGGTTGCGCGCACCGGGCGAAACGGGCTACCGCATCCCGCACGGTTTCCTGTTCCGCTATGTGTCATCGCCCAACCTGCTGGGCGAGATCATCGAGTGGGCGGGCTTCGCCATCATGGCGTGGAACCTGCCGGCGCTCAGCTTCCTGGTGTGGACCTACGCCAATCTGGTGCCGCGTGCGCGCAACCACCACCAATGGTACCTGCGCACCTTTCCTGACTATCCACGCGAGCGGAAGGTGGTGTTCCCGGGGGTGTGGTAG
- a CDS encoding gliding motility-associated C-terminal domain-containing protein: MMRRSFTLATGTLCTLLCAAQPPNDDCSDAALLCAQQPQSGNNTGAVGWPGFCPGTSSVLWYSFTTNNQGGTVDVAISNINCPGLADMDNELSVIILSGDGSCLPNSFNAASLCEEDSVDFVVTSDPLLPNTQYWVIVAGAQDNGALIAAQCGFDVNISGPGANIVDVDFDAGPDMEIGEGETVQLEATGGTTYLWTPNTGLTADNVANPFATPNETTTYTVTTVIDGCTYSDQVLLEVVRLIDIMTAFTPNGDGINDTWTIRDIQDYPNARVIVYDRWGQRVFSTTGYDEPWDGTNGGAKLPTATYYYHIQLNKLEGQVPPFVGYVSIIR; the protein is encoded by the coding sequence ATGATGCGGAGAAGCTTCACCCTGGCCACCGGAACACTGTGCACGCTGCTCTGCGCTGCACAGCCTCCGAACGACGATTGCAGCGATGCCGCGCTGCTCTGCGCCCAACAACCACAGAGCGGCAACAACACCGGCGCCGTAGGCTGGCCGGGCTTCTGCCCAGGAACCAGCAGCGTGCTGTGGTACTCCTTCACCACCAACAACCAGGGCGGCACGGTGGATGTCGCGATCAGCAACATCAACTGCCCCGGTTTGGCCGACATGGACAACGAGCTGAGCGTGATCATCCTCAGCGGCGATGGTTCGTGCCTGCCCAACAGCTTCAATGCGGCCAGCTTGTGCGAAGAGGACAGCGTGGACTTCGTGGTGACCAGCGATCCACTGCTGCCCAACACGCAGTACTGGGTGATCGTGGCGGGCGCGCAGGACAACGGCGCTTTGATAGCGGCTCAATGCGGCTTCGATGTGAACATCAGCGGACCGGGCGCCAACATCGTGGACGTGGACTTTGATGCCGGGCCCGACATGGAGATCGGTGAAGGCGAGACCGTGCAACTGGAGGCCACAGGCGGCACCACCTACCTGTGGACGCCCAACACCGGGCTCACCGCCGACAACGTGGCCAACCCCTTCGCCACGCCCAACGAGACCACCACGTACACCGTGACCACCGTGATCGACGGCTGCACGTACAGCGATCAGGTGCTGCTGGAAGTGGTGCGCCTCATCGACATCATGACGGCCTTCACCCCGAACGGTGACGGCATCAACGACACGTGGACCATCCGCGACATACAGGACTACCCCAATGCGCGGGTGATCGTGTACGACCGCTGGGGCCAGCGCGTGTTCAGCACCACCGGCTACGACGAGCCGTGGGACGGCACCAACGGCGGGGCCAAACTGCCCACGGCCACCTACTACTACCACATCCAGCTCAACAAGCTCGAAGGCCAGGTGCCGCCGTTCGTGGGCTATGTATCCATAATCCGATGA
- a CDS encoding type IX secretion system membrane protein PorP/SprF, producing MNRSMVNGRWWMVALLLPFTSIHSPFAASAQQLSQYTQYVFNHYSVQPAVAGSKDCFDGRLGFRRQWGGIPGMPVTAWATLHGALKSKKPFVKNKHGFGVNIEVDDAGAIGYTHFYLSWAYHMQMGRDYMLSMGVFAGLKQFKLDLGEVTLDQPDDPAVAGKQSAIVWPEIAPGIWAYGNNFWIGASMFGTLNNRVTGIGTDTRLTRHYMLSAGYRYRLLKGVHLIPSTLMKISPGSPLAWDITAQVEFKKKVALGISYRNVDAIAFLGRVSFGKYFSVGYSYDVTTSLLRQGSSNTHEIILGITPCPNDGARRSPVACPVWE from the coding sequence ATGAACAGGTCGATGGTGAACGGTCGATGGTGGATGGTCGCGTTGCTGCTGCCATTCACCAGCATCCATTCGCCATTCGCCGCTTCGGCCCAACAGCTGAGCCAGTACACGCAGTACGTGTTCAACCACTACAGCGTGCAGCCAGCGGTTGCCGGCAGCAAGGACTGCTTCGACGGCCGGCTCGGCTTCCGTCGGCAATGGGGCGGCATACCCGGCATGCCCGTCACGGCGTGGGCCACGCTGCACGGTGCGCTCAAGAGCAAAAAGCCCTTCGTGAAGAACAAGCACGGCTTCGGCGTGAACATCGAAGTGGACGATGCGGGCGCCATCGGTTACACGCACTTCTACCTGAGCTGGGCCTATCACATGCAGATGGGCCGCGATTACATGCTGAGCATGGGCGTGTTCGCGGGGTTGAAGCAGTTCAAACTGGACTTGGGTGAAGTGACATTGGACCAGCCCGACGATCCAGCGGTGGCCGGCAAGCAGAGCGCCATCGTGTGGCCGGAGATCGCCCCTGGGATCTGGGCCTACGGCAACAACTTCTGGATCGGTGCAAGCATGTTCGGCACGCTGAACAACCGTGTCACCGGCATCGGCACGGACACCAGGTTAACGCGCCATTATATGCTGAGCGCAGGCTACCGCTACCGCCTTCTGAAGGGCGTGCACCTCATCCCGAGCACGTTGATGAAGATCAGTCCGGGCTCGCCCCTGGCCTGGGACATCACAGCGCAGGTGGAGTTCAAGAAGAAAGTGGCGCTCGGTATAAGCTACCGCAACGTGGACGCCATCGCTTTCCTGGGCCGCGTGAGCTTCGGAAAGTATTTCTCCGTCGGCTACAGCTATGATGTGACCACCAGCCTGCTGCGCCAAGGCAGTAGCAACACGCACGAGATCATCCTGGGCATTACGCCCTGCCCCAACGATGGCGCGCGCCGCAGCCCGGTGGCTTGCCCCGTGTGGGAATAG